A genome region from Cydia pomonella isolate Wapato2018A chromosome 21, ilCydPomo1, whole genome shotgun sequence includes the following:
- the LOC133529860 gene encoding cell growth-regulating nucleolar protein — MVVFTCGHCGESVNKPKVEKHYMTKCRNRPHNLSCMDCFKDFLGNDYEAHTKCITEEERYSGKGFVAKEKKGEKKQNVWVEMLQEVLEQQKSAPANVRRIIETVSKHNNTPRKKPKFINFVKNVCGQKTHPNDINQAWDMISVKLSELSAMNARPNQNQQNKKSEDDENNEIKENGVRENGKTDDHEENGDVEVKNGEVEKVGETEEKNSKKSKKQRKEEKKRQKYEAELQSAAQEPGEEEEEPQPTKKEKKKKNRAESISNGDAEDLKEEDNKNKKRKRQDTINAVQEVNNAVENGDNEAEMPVSRVTQKKKKTKSTGETEEAEESICLHDQNVAKIGELDIRKDKFNWHAVIMSVLEKKGEVQFKRLQKKVLGEYQEATGQDIDDRIAEKFIKKLKSAPNVRVDKNRVVLVD; from the exons ATGGTCGTGTTTACGTGTGGCCATTGCGGCGAGTCTGTGAACAAGCCTAAAGTTGAGAAACATTATATGACCAAATGTAGAAATAGGCCCCATAACTTATCATGCATGGATTGTTTCAAGGACTTTCT AGGTAATGACTACGAGGCTCATACTAAATGTATAACTGAAGAAGAACGCTACTCAGGGAAAGGTTTTGTTGCTAAGGAAAAGAAAGGAGAAAAGAAGCAAAATGTATGGGTGGAAATGCTTCAAGAGGTATTGGAACAACAAAAAAGTGCTCCGGCTAATGTTAGAAGGATAATTGAGACGGTCAGCAAGCATAATAATACTCCTAGGAAAAAACCAAAATTCatcaactttgtcaaaaatgtcTGCGGACAGAAAACTCATCCAAATGATATTAACCAAGCATGGGATATGATCTCTGTTAAACTGAGTGAGCTATCAGCAATGAATGCTAGGCCGAATCAAAATCAACAAAATAAGAAATCTGAAGATGATGAAAATAATGAGATAAAAGAGAATGGAGTTAGGGAAAATGGTAAAACTGATGATCATGAGGAAAATGGAGATGTTGAAGTTAAAAATGGAGAAGTAGAGAAAGTTGGAGAAACTGAAGAAAAGAACAGTAAGAAATCTAAGAAGCAGCGTAAAGAAGAGAAAAAGCGTCAGAAGTATGAAGCAGAATTGCAGAGCGCAGCTCAGGAGCCTGGAGAGGAAGAGGAAGAACCGCAGCCCactaagaaagaaaaaaagaagaaaaacagAGCTGAATCCATCAGCAATGGTGATGCTGAGGATCTTAAAGAAGaagataacaaaaataaaaaacgtaAAAGACAAGATACCATCAATGCTGTTCAGGAAGTCAACAATGCTGTTGAAAATGGTGACAATGAAGCTGAAATGCCTGTTAGCAGGGTCACCcagaaaaagaagaaaactaAGAGCACTGGAGAAACCGAAGAGGCTGAAGAAAGCATCTGTCTACATGACCAGAATGTAGCAAAGATTGGTGAATTAGATATCCGAAAAGATAAATTCAATTGGCACGCTGTTATTATGTCTGTACTTGAAAAGAAAGGAGAGGTGCAGTTCAAAAGGCTTCAGAAGAAAGTTCTAGGGGAATATCAGGAAGCAACAGGGCAAGATATTGATGATAGGATTGCTGAAAAGTTCATTAAGAAATTGAAAAGTGCACCCAATGTTAGGGTGGACAAGAATAGGGTTGTTCTTGTGGACTag
- the LOC133529858 gene encoding transferrin 2 has product MKELYKFVLISAALASVSGSGGINEVFVPPKVEGQDVVTWCTTSIAAQEKCEKLTKIAQLDKGLLGADYIEIQCKRAFDTEQCMAWVDQGEASLLALDAGEVYVAGRYHSLVPIMQELYGRGEPYQYAVAVVNKGGLPNVQPGTGLYGLRGAKACFPGVGSLAGWVMPIHTLMQEGGLRIADCNNHVKSAIEFFGDSCAPNSLKDMYNPIGDNPDQLCKLCVGGAGIRCTLADPYAGYEGALKCLVANATGDVAFVRDTTIQHALLSTKIIGDVSPERFELICRDGSRRPVTQWEDCNWGRVPADAVVTSSANSLQQRKRYQNLIQKLVQLYGEPNPLNKNSNRTASYQSRDGYGNAYTSTTERYPYDPYRRTYNDRSHERVDNEDNELSISTESSFQPRKDINGHSIESPFRLFNSNGTTDLLLQDATINFRILQEEEQAAKHILNNQYVGDQAEKAVFNIRNCPIKRMILCVTSDAEMDKCVKMRVALKAAYLQPSLICWRGHSTRHCERSVASGVADVAVMDPGDMLHAAMAHRLVPFMQEVYSSGKNWYYAVAVAKEQDPDTDLTYLRGKNSCHTGLGQAAGWIFPLAYLISNGWIRSYGCDGAHAAAQYFTKACAPGALSTEYVDADTVPHDNLCHLCHGAAFRRCRRDASEDYYGHVGAVRCMVEGGGDVAFVRHTAPAEVSGGRRAEWWARDLLPDDLQLLCPDGTRAKMHEYKHCNLGKVPGSVLMGRANHTELDTYSNLMVYAQQLYGATATDEFSFSMFDSKPPYSDLIFSDAAVQLKPLPHKQRSAELIAGSALLRAAKIVSCDAPQSAYYVAADADFLSHAYRTGMVGYVLAVALFLMALLR; this is encoded by the exons ATGAAAGAACtttataaatttgttttgaTATCGGCAGCTTTAG CTTCAGTATCAGGAAGCGGAGGAATCAATGAAGTATTCGTGCCGCCTAAAGTAGAAGGGCAGGATGTAGTGACATGGTGTACTACCTCTATAGCGGCGCAGGAGAAATGTGAGAAGCTGACGAAGATTGCTCAGTTGGACAAAGGCCTCCTCGGAGCTGATTATATCGAAATACAGTGTAAACGG GCTTTTGACACAGAACAATGCATGGCCTGGGTGGACCAAGGGGAAGCTTCTCTACTGGCCCTTGATGCTGGGGAAGTGTATGTGGCTGGCCGCTACCACTCTCTCGTGCCTATAATGCAGGAA TTGTATGGTCGGGGAGAACCATACCAATACGCTGTGGCAGTAGTCAACAAAGGAGGCTTGCCCAATGTCCAACCTGGGACAGGTCTGTACGGGCTGCGTGGGGCCAAGGCCTGCTTCCCTGGCGTCGGGTCCTTGGCTGGATGGGTCATGCCTATACATACT CTAATGCAAGAAGGTGGGCTAAGGATAGCAGACTGCAACAACCACGTCAAGTCAGCGATCGAATTCTTTGGGGACTCTTGCGCGCCCAACTCTTTGAAGGACATGTACAACCCCATTGGCGACAACCCTGACCA GCTTTGCAAGTTATGTGTCGGCGGCGCCGGTATCCGCTGCACCCTGGCGGACCCGTACGCCGGCTACGAGGGCGCCCTGAAGTGCCTCGTGGCCAACGCCACCGGCGACGTTGCCTTCGTGCGGGACACCACCATACAGCACGCGTTACTGTCTACCAAGATCATAG GAGACGTGTCCCCGGAGCGCTTCGAGCTGATCTGCCGCGACGGCTCGCGGCGGCCCGTGACGCAGTGGGAGGACTGCAACTGGGGCCGCGTGCCGGCCGACGCGGTCGTTACCAGCAGTGCCAATTCATTGCAACAGAGAAAACG CTACCAAAACCTAATCCAAAAGCTGGTCCAACTGTACGGCGAACCAAATCCCCTAAACAAAAACTCGAACCGCACAGCGTCCTACCAGTCCCGAGACGGCTACGGGAACGCATACACTTCTACCACAGAGCGGTATCCGTATGACCCGTACAGGAGGACCTATAATGATAGGAGCCATGAGAGGGTGGATAATGAAGACAATGAGTTAAG CATTAGCACGGAGTCGTCTTTTCAGCCTAGAAAGGATATAAACGGGCACAGTATAGAGTCACCTTTCCGGTTGTTCAATTCCAACGGCACCACCGATTTACTATTGCAG GACGCCACAATAAACTTCCGTATACTCCAAGAAGAAGAACAAGCAGCCAAGCACATCCTGAATAACCAGTACGTAGGAGACCAAGCCGAGAAGGCAGTGTTCAACATCAGAAACTGCCCTATTAAGAGGATGATACTGTGTGTCACCAGTGACGCCGAGATGGACAAGTGTGTTAAAATGAGG GTGGCCCTAAAGGCAGCGTATCTCCAACCGTCGCTGATCTGCTGGCGCGGCCACAGCACGCGGCACTGCGAGCGCTCCGTGGCCTCCGGAGTGGCTGACGTCGCCGTCATGGACCCCGGGGACATGTTACACGCGGCCATGGCGCATAGACTTGTTCCTTTTATGCAGGAG GTATATTCAAGCGGCAAGAACTGGTACTACGCAGTGGCCGTCGCAAAAGAACAAGACCCGGACACCGATCTCACGTATCTCCGCGGCAAAAACTCGTGTCACACGGGCCTAGGTCAGGCTGCCGGGTGGATCTTCCCACTTGCCTACCTTATATCCAACGGGTGGATTCG TTCATACGGCTGCGACGGCGCGCACGCGGCGGCGCAGTACTTCACGAAGGCGTGCGCGCCCGGCGCGCTCAGCACCGAGTACGTGGACGCCGACACCGTGCCGCACGACAACCTGTGCCATCTCTGCCACGGCGCCGCCTTTAG ACGATGCCGCCGCGACGCCAGCGAGGACTACTACGGGCACGTGGGCGCCGTCCGCTGCATGGTGGAAGGAGGGGGAGACGTGGCGTTCGTCCGGCACACCGCGCCTGCCGAGGTCTccggcggccgccgcgccgaGTGGTGGGCGAGGGACCTCCTGCCTGATGACCTGCAGCTGCTCTGTCCTGACG GAACCCGCGCAAAAATGCACGAATACAAGCACTGTAACCTGGGCAAGGTCCCGGGTTCGGTTCTCATGGGCCGCGCTAACCACACCGAGCTCGACACGTATTCCAACCTCATGGTGTATGCGCAGCAACTGTATGGAGCCACGGCGACTGATGAGTTCAG CTTCAGCATGTTCGACTCCAAACCCCCATACTCCGACCTGATCTTCAGCGACGCGGCCGTCCAACTGAAGCCCTTACCCCACAAACAACGCTCCGCGGAGCTCATCGCCGGCTCCGCTCTGCTCCGAGCGGCGAAAATAGTCTCCTGCGATGCTCCGCAGTCCGCCTACTATGTGGCAGCCGATGCTGACTTCTTGTCACATGCTTATAGGACAGGGATGGTGGGATATGTACTGGCTGTAGCTTTGTTTCTAATGGCGCTACTTCGATAA
- the LOC133529859 gene encoding telomerase reverse transcriptase-like: MNAVESICVSQHFVNKLNIRSFGNCVELNILKNEDDSAFLHQVLQDEQMVRETPKDLLAILNDLKKNLFNNSKLDFRNYFSKITQDEGLSPVKKKEIFNCCLNALYQILPKALLGSNHNVKIFRKLVKTVVFSMKRQYMIASKMVEKWDFTVSPWNTLPTQKQKILNNILYWILKYIMSPMLCLNFYITSCKFDADENKLYFFWKSQWQSFYDKQIMKMVKSKTLQKCDIYCLGKKFKMMYSLHDILKLKAMNREIPKLHFVLKGNNDCRPIVRYKQDIHTPADRYKMKERMALLKTLTGKPNQRLESQYNTLYREWVRQNKPVLFFVKTDLSNAFGSINKEKLMKILNERHCNFQNSETNFNIKKKIAQQFKEMVAELHKPLLVRAGSTIYEWKQGLVQGYKYSPALSELYYTHLDETYFFHLQKSSSQLKLFTRVVDDYLYITDTLEDAFSFLEALSNYSNVNYGKTTINFSYPGIQSCTTINFLGYSYDTNTMQVSRASNVYAGQMCYKISFSTAICNPYKLLENRIGQSGIQVNGHLFNLYHNTEELIWKHIFTTFCLSANKFCTILAILCNQNDLLNYLPLYKKRVVVKLSNSILETLKKNTPVEIMFVYCINHLRYLAFKALSLCAGKTSKCSVIVAPVKDEMAKCNCIFGKWREHSSRIDFEGNCRMKAIREVCKRADLKVIMKNFEILPEGFQCYKHID, translated from the coding sequence ATGAACGCTGTTGAATCTATTTGTGTATCGCAGcactttgtaaataaattaaacataagaTCATTTGGAAACTGTGTGGAACTAAATATTTTGAAGAACGAAGACGACTCCGCTTTCCTTCATCAAGTTTTACAAGATGAACAGATGGTAAGAGAAACACCAAAGGACTTGTTAGCTATTCTGAATGATTTAAAGAAGAATTTGTTCAACAATTCTAAACTAGACTTCAGAAACtacttttctaaaataactCAAGATGAGGGTTTGTCACCggtgaaaaagaaagaaattttcAACTGCTGCTTAAATGCTTTGTATCAAATTTTACCCAAAGCATTATTAGGAAGTAATCATaatgtgaaaatatttagaaaactTGTGAAAACTGTTGTTTTCAGCATGAAGAGACAATATATGATAGCTTCAAAGATGGTAGAAAAGTGGGACTTCACTGTAAGTCCTTGGAACACATTACCAACACAAAAACAAAAGATTTTGAACAACATATTATAttggatattaaaatatataatgtcaCCAATGCTGTGCTTAAACTTTTACATCACAAGTTGCAAATTTGATGCTgatgaaaacaaactttattttttttggaaaagcCAATGGCAAAGTTTCTATGATaaacaaataatgaaaatgGTTAAATCAAAAACTCTACAGAAATGTGATATTTATTGTTTAGGAAAGAAATTCAAAATGATGTATAGTCTTCATGATATATTGAAGTTAAAAGCCATGAATAGAGAAATTCCAAAGCTGCACTTTGTTTTAAAGGGTAACAATGATTGCCGGCCAATAGTTCGGTATAAGCAGGACATACACACTCCAGCAGACAGATACAAAATGAAAGAAAGAATGGCCTTATTAAAAACACTCACTGGAAAACCAAATCAGAGATTAGAAAGTCAATACAACACTTTATATCGAGAATGGGTCAGACAAAATAAACCTGTACTGTTCTTCGTGAAAACAGACTTAAGCAATGCCTTCGGGTCCATAAATAAAGAAAAGCTCATGAAGATACTAAATGAAAGGCATTGTAATTTTCAAAACTCTGAAACCAACTtcaatataaagaaaaaaattgctCAGCAATTTAAGGAAATGGTTGCAGAACTCCATAAGCCTCTTTTAGTCCGAGCAGGCTCCACTATCTATGAGTGGAAACAGGGTTTGGTCCAGGGCTACAAGTATTCACCAGCACTATCTGAGCTTTACTACACACACCTTGATGAAACTTATTTCTTTCATTTACAAAAATCATCATCCCAACTGAAACTGTTCACCAGAGTAGTTGATGACTATTTATACATAACAGACACTCTTGAAGATGCTTTCTCGTTTCTGGAAGCTTTGTCAAACTACAGCAATGTGAACTATGGAAAAACTACGATAAATTTCTCATATCCAGGGATACAATCATGCACGACAATTAATTTCCTTGGATACAGCTATGATACAAATACCATGCAAGTAAGTCGAGCTAGCAATGTGTATGCTGGACAAATGTGCTATAAGATATCCTTTTCCACGGCCATATGTAACCCTTACAAGTTACTTGAGAACCGAATAGGCCAGTCTGGGATTCAAGTAAATGGTCACCTGTTCAATCTGTATCACAACACAGAGGAGCTGATTTGGAAGCACATATTCACCACATTTTGTCTGTCAGCTAACAAATTCTGTACCATATTAGCTATACTTTGTAACCAGAATGATTTATTGAACTACCTGCCTCTTTACAAAAAGCGTGTGGTAGTAAAACTTAGCAACTCTATATTGGAAACTCTAAAGAAGAATACGCCAGTCGAAATtatgtttgtatattgtataaacCACTTGCGATACTTAGCGTTTAAGGCGTTAAGTCTATGTGCAGGCAAAACATCAAAATGCAGCGTAATCGTTGCACCAGTGAAAGATGAAATGGCCAAATGCAATTGCATATTTGGCAAATGGAGGGAACACTCAAGTAGGATCGACTTTGAAGGGAATTGCAGAATGAAAGCAATTCGTGAAGTTTGTAAGAGGGCAGATCTGAAGGTCATCATGAAAAATTTCGAAATTCTGCCTGAAGGCTTTCAATGCTACAAACATATAGACTGA
- the LOC133529823 gene encoding glycerate kinase, whose amino-acid sequence MGKTMIRDLLQIFKSSVSAVLPDNLIRNSVKYSPVNQQLVILNDKYDLQNKDVYVVGTGKAVQNMAVEIEKVMGPKIKQGIISVPVGSLKHRPSEILTYFEGAKNNLPDTNAENTARKVNDLVKKLGHNDMLLVLISGGGSALLPLPKKPITLEEKTTLIKKLANAGADITELNCVRKVISDIKGGHLAIQAQPAQIVSLILSDIVGDPLDLIASAPTTENKDDACMALNIIKKYNLFDDLPKSFQTVLSEDKEQKRFPKENVNNYLIGTNQLSINSALEEARNLNYLALTLSNIVTGNVKEVAKSYAILAKLVCNLVTGKINLNEVKAHIGSLNIPGFNPEIINQLDKVTDKDICLVLGGEITVEVKGVGKGGRNQQLALEFSVLINEMRDDFNKFDIYLLSAGTDGIDGPTDAAGAIGYLNLVADAKKENLDINIYLDNNDSYSFYKGFRSGDLHVITGHTNTNVMDIHLMIIKRC is encoded by the coding sequence atgggTAAGACAATGATAcgtgacttacttcaaattttcAAGAGCAGTGTTTCTGCAGTGCTTCCAGACAACCTGATACGGAACTCGGTTAAATACAGTCCAGTGAATCAACAGCTAGTCATATTAAATGACAAGTATGATCTTCAAAACAAAGATGTTTACGTGGTTGGTACAGGCAAGGCCGTGCAAAACATGGCAGTGGAAATAGAAAAGGTTATGGGACCTAAAATAAAACAGGGAATTATAAGTGTGCCAGTTGGGAGCCTGAAACATAGACCATCAGAAATACTAACCTATTTTGAAGGAGCTAAAAACAATTTACCAGACACAAACGCCGAAAACACTGCTAGGAAAGTAAACGATCTTGTCAAAAAATTGGGACACAATGATAtgcttttagttttaatatcaGGAGGTGGCTCTGCGCTGCTGCCATTACCAAAAAAGCCCATAACTTTAGAGGAGAAAACTACATTGATAAAGAAGCTAGCAAATGCTGGGGCTGATATTACTGAGCTGAATTGTGTCAGGAAAGTGATATCTGATATAAAAGGTGGTCACCTAGCCATTCAAGCCCAACCCGCACAAATTGTCTCATTAATACTCTCTGATATTGTTGGTGACCCCTTAGATTTGATTGCAAGTGCACCTACAACTGAAAACAAAGATGATGCATGTATGGcactaaatataattaaaaaatataacttatttgaTGACCTTCCCAAGTCATTTCAAACTGTGCTGTCTGAAGATAAAGAGCAAAAGCGATTTCCAAAAGaaaatgtaaacaattatttaattggTACTAATCAACTAAGTATAAACTCTGCCTTAGAAGAAGCAAGGAATTTAAACTATTTAGCTTTGACATTATCAAATATTGTAACAGGCAATGTAAAAGAAGTAGCAAAGTCATATGCAATCCTTGCAAAACTAGTTTGCAATTTAGTGACTGGTAAAATTAACTTGAATGAAGTAAAGGCACATATTGGTAGCCTTAATATTCCAGGATTCAATCCTGAGATAATTAATCAGCTGGATAAAGTTACTGATAAAGATATTTGTCTGGTTCTTGGTGGAGAAATAACAGTGGAAGTCAAAGGTGTTGGGAAAGGAGGGAGGAATCAGCAACTTGCCCTTGAGTTTTCTGTTCTCATAAATGAGATGAGAGATGATTTTAATAAGTTTGACATATATCTACTCAGTGCAGGAACTGATGGTATAGATGGGCCTACAGATGCTGCCGGTGCTATAggatatttaaatttagttgcAGATGCGAAAAAGGAAAATCTGGACATAAATATCTACTTGGATAACAATGATTCTTATAGCTTTTATAAAGGTTTTAGGTCTGGTGATCTACATGTTATTACAGGGCATACAAATACTAATGTAATGGATATTcatttaatgataataaaaagatgttaa
- the LOC133529826 gene encoding uncharacterized protein LOC133529826, which yields MAEAQIGLLYNAASTLLQTERNKTNYILRSHYLMRCMQVTKGYGLPNKHFSSKVRCPHCGTEWRRDTMIKVKPLKLSKRQKKRMKTLKPTTQNPHPKSLLHSNVMERICTFCKHSTATTVLKPTKDGTSNNKDDKTPVVAPSNTPKQNKPKAKQAMKKKTETSIYYNAKEVFSLNNKNNALANTKPNKVIKNNKKKKDKFAGLCKQAVLTSAKLKEAKDKDKDSLLSKFLKTSS from the exons ATGGCAGAGGCACAAATTGGACTTTTGTATAATGCTGCATCTACTCTTCTTCAGAcagaaagaaataaaacaaattatatattgAGAAGTCATTATTT GATGAGATGTATGCAAGTAACAAAGGGATATGGACTACCAAATAAGCACTTTTCGTCTAAAGTCAGGTGTCCTCACTGTGGCACTGAATGGCGAAGGGACACAATGATTAAG GTCAAGCCCCTCAAACTCAGTAAAAGGCagaaaaaaagaatgaaaactCTGAAACCAACTACTCAAAACCCTCATCCTAAATCTTTATTACATAGTAATGTAATG GAAAGGATATGCACATTCTGCAAGCATAGCACAGCAACAACAGTTTTAAAACCTACAAAGGATGGAACTTCTAATAATAAAGATGACAAAACCCCTGTAGTAGCACCAAGTAACACACCCAAACAAAATAAACCTAAAGCTAAACAAGCCATGAAGAAGAAAACTGAAActagtatttattataatgctAAAGAAGTATTCTCactcaacaacaaaaataatgcACTGGCCAATACTAAACCAAAcaaagtgataaaaaataataaaaagaaaaaggaCAAATTTGCTGGATTATGCAAGCAAGCTGTTCTCACATCAGCAAAATTAAAGGAAGCCAAAGATAAGGATAAGGACTCATTGTTGTCAAAATTCTTGAAGACATCTTCATAA